One Desmodus rotundus isolate HL8 chromosome 10, HLdesRot8A.1, whole genome shotgun sequence genomic window, AGAGGCTGCTGCAAGGTGGTGTGCAAGGCCTGGGCCTGCAGGGCCTCCACGGCCGCCTTCCTGCGGTTGAAGGCGTTggtctcctcctccagctcccggCGCTTTTCCTCCACCTTGCGCTTCTCCTCCTGGTGGATCCGCTTGAGGTGCTCAAACTTCTCGTGGAGCTGGGAGCAGAAGCGGGGAGCCCGGGCTTCCATGTGGGCCGGGAAGGGGCAGGGCCGTccggccacccagccaggccctggcctccCCGCAGGACCCCAGCCCGGCACgcacctccctttccttctccttcagctCCAGCTCCGTCTCCTTCACTTTGTTGACAAACATCTGCctcatctcctcctccttcctctgcagcTCGCTCAGGAACTCCTTCCTCTTGGCCTCGTAGGTCTCCTGCAGGCTGTGGAGACCCAGGGAAAAGAGGCCCGGGGTGGATCAGAGCGGGCGGGAGCAGGCGGAGCCCGAGAGGCCAAATTGCGTGGGCACAGTGGGCCAAGAGGACGCTGGGGTCCCGAGCCACACGCCCTGGCTCACAGAGGCCAGCACGGCAAGTCCAGCCGAGGCCGGGAAGATGCGTTCGCTCAGGGCGCAGGACGGCACCTGAAAGGCTGGCTGTCCCCATCGCTGTCCTGGAAGCCCATCTCCTCCAACTTGCAGCGCCGGTAGAGCTCGTAGTGCCGACTGTGGGTCTGCTCGCGGAGGTCCTCCATGTTCACCCGGATCAGCATCTCCCGGAGCTTCACGAAGTCGCAGTGGTTCTCGTTCTCCACTGCAAGCAGGGGGCACGTGGGGTGTCAGACAGGCACGCAGACGGGCGGGGGACGGGGCACCGACAGGGGCAGACCCCAGAGGCAGGACGGGCAACAGGGTCGCAGGGAAGCCACAGGACAGGGGATGGTGTctgggcccccagctggggctgtgCCCCCATCAACACTCACCCTGCACCACTCCCCACGGGTACTGCCGCGCTCGGACCAACTTGTTCCCCACCTTCACCTCCTCAGTGCTGCCCACCACGGCAAAGGGCAGGTGTGCCTGGAAACGGGCCCCAGGGTGTGTGAGCACAGGGCTGAGACAGACCTGGCCAGACCCAGCTCACCTTCCAGCTATCTTTTGGAGAAATATCCCTGGGTCTCCAAACAAGGAAGTAGGCTacaccaccctcctccctcctcgaGTTCTAGGCTGTTCCTTCAGCCCTTGGGCTGCTCAGGGGCCATCAGCAGCTCCCTCACAGGACGTGTGGGCCTGGCTCTTCCCTcagctcccagccctggcctccagccTGTTCACCCCTCCGGCTTTCGAGTCCCTGCCCAGACTCACCCTGTGAAACTCAAAGCTGGGGAAGCCCCAGCACCAGCCCAACACCCAGTTCCTCCCGCCCTTGCCCATGGGACGCGGGACTCGGCCGGTTCCCCGACACCCACCAGTTCCCCAGTCTTTCCTGGAGAAGGCAAGGCTGGAACGCTGAGGATGGGAGTCGCCCGGGGCTTGTCAGGGATCTGGGCTGGCTCTAAGCCCCCTGGCCCCCCAGCCCTGAGGCCCTGGCCCGACACTCACATTCATGACGGCATTAATCTCCGCAACAGCCTCGTCATCTGTGGGAAACTGGTAGATCTGCACCCCATTGCTGACCAGCTCGCCCATGATCTTGATCTTGAACTTGTGGAGCTCACTCTTGGAGATGGTGTCGGCCTTGGCAATGATGGGAATAATGTTCACCTGCCAGGACCAGGGAAGAGGGGCAGCACGTTAGTTGCTCCCCGACTGAGGacagccctgcccaggccacaTCCCcgggcagagaggcaggaggcCACAGAGACCGAGGGGCTTGGCGGGGAGGCCTGGCCTGCACCCGGCCACCTGGGGCCACTCGGATGGGTTGTAGCAGCGCTTCTTACAACCCTGGTGCCCCCAAACCAGCCCCCAAATTAGTCCCCTGGACATACCCAGCTTGGCCCCAGAGTTCTCTGAAGGCTTTAACCAGCCCAGCAAGAGGCGGAGGGCTGGGCGCCCACCTGAACGGGGAAGCTGACCCAGCAGCAGTTGCCGCAGAAAGACCTCAAAACCCTCCCAGGCTGAGGCTGTGCCATCTTCCCAGAGAACTCCTGAGATGGCGAGGGCAGTCACGGGAGCCGGCAGGCGACTGTGGGTTGCACGCCCTGCCTGTCGTCCCCGCGAGGATGTCCTCTCGACCCCACACCTCCTCCGGGTGCTCAATTGTGGCCCTtggctctcccctccccagggggCTCAGGAGGACCCCAGGGAGCTCCACAGCATGAAGggcggggaagggaagggaacggAGCAAGTaggaattgagagagagaaaatgagcagAGAACTGGGACACTCTGGGAAAAGGATCAGAGGGTTGCAGGAGGGGGAGGGACCtccaagaggagggagaggaggcccGGAGCCAGCAGGCTGAGAATAAGAATTCGCTGGAAGGAAGGGGCTCAGGGCCAGACCCAGGGGACAGAGCTCCGGAGAAAAAGCCCAGAGCGAGCTGTGCCCACTGGAgcaggagggacaaagagaagagaggacCAAGTCAAGGGGGCTATCTGCAGAcaccaccccccactggggaccgcCCGAGGTGAACAGTCTCACTTCAGccagcacccctgccccccaccgccGGACAACCGTACCGCCCGCGGAACAGGCTGGGGGTGCCCGCGGGGGCTCACCTTGCTGTCGAGTTTCTTCATGGTCACCAGATCCAGGGACTTGAGGGAGTGGCCGGTGGGCGTGATGAAGTAGAGGCACACGTGGATCCTGGTGTCGTGGAAGTCGAAGAGCGAGCGGCGGATCTTCAGCTCCTCCTGCAGGTAGTTTTCAAACTGCGCGTCGATGTAGTCCACGATGGGCCTGTAGCTGCACACAGCTCCGTCACCTgggaggcggggctgggggcggggccgagccAGCCTGCTCTCCCTAGAAACCAACGGCTTGGGCATCCCCTTCTGGACCCCTTCTCCTGACCCCCAAAGGGCCCTCAGGACCTCAGCTACTCCCCGAGaggccctcccctgccccgccaTGGAGTGTGGGGCTTGGTTATTCCTATGGGGACAGAAGGGAGCGAGGCCAGCACGGATGGGGTGGGCATGAGCCCGCCCTTCCCGCCTCTTGCCTTTCGTCCTTGTTGATCTGGTCCCCGAAGCCCACGGCGTCCACGATGGTCAGCTTGAGCTGCACGTTGCTCTCTTGGAGGTCGTAGGTCTGGGGCCGCAGGCGCACACAGTCCTCATGGTGACTGGCTTCCTCGGTCTCGAAGGTCGTGTTGAAGAGCGTGTTCATCAGGGTGGACTTGCCGATGCCGGTCtcccctggggggcggggggcggagggggagggaggtcagAGCCTGGCGCTGCGGGGGTCCCTGGCTGTTGGTAGGCTGGGTGGGGCTCAGGCACACTCAGCCTCCACggaagggaggctcagagaggggcggGCCTCCCACTGCATCCCTCACTGTCTCTGTCCCCAGGAGCCATCCCTTCTCAGTGGCCTCAGAAATAACGTGTGGAAGAGCCAGCCCACAGGCTGACCTGGACAGGAGACGTGGCTATTCAGAATGTGTGAGATGTTTattggggtgtgggggaggggagtggcagagccaggcagctgAGAGACACCCCTGGACACGACctttgctggcctcagtgggACCGACCCCCCAGTCACCTGCTCTGCACACCATCCCTTCTGGGTCCGGGATGGTATGGGGGGTCCCACAGGGCCAGGGTCTGAAGCCGAGAGGCTGGCCCAGCTGCTCTGAGTGGCCTGCAACATGCGCTTTAACTGGGGGGCTGAGGATAGGCTGCCTCCCGAGGGGCCCCCGCAGTTGGCAGGTGCTAAGCCTCAGCCACCTGTGGAGGGTCTGGCTGAGCTCTCTTTGCCTCTGGGAGGCCCAGGCCCCAAGGCCCATGGCTTGCTGTCCAGACACACAGTAGGAACAATGGTCAGCGAGtttctaaataaacaaacaacccaagCCTCTGTGATAAACACTCTTAGTCCACAGAGCACCTTCAGGTGCCTCATCCTGTTCACTCTTCAAGGCAGCTCTGAGTCAggccccagctccagctctgTCCTTGGCCCTGGCAGAAATACCACCAAAGCCTCATCTGGACCCTCCAAAGCGTCCTCTGCCTGGGAGGTCCCCTCACAGCTCTACAGGCGGCCAGGGCAGCAGCGCTCTCTCTCCTAGAAGGCCCTCGCCCACCCTCTGTCTGAGGCTGCCCCTGGCCAGGCCAGGACACTTACCCACACAGAGGATGTTGAAGCTGAAGCCCTGAGTGACCGACTTGCTGACCAGCTGGTCGGGGAGGCTGTCGAAGCCCACATGGCCGCCCAGGGAGAGGCTCCGGGGCTCTGGCTCCGCATTCTGCTAAGGGAGAGATAGAGCAAGGCAGTAAGCCCCCAGGGGaagaggggccagggtgggggaggaTAAGCCTGGGTCCAAACCTCTCGTCTGAGTTTTCGGGAAATCTCAGGACACCATGTGAGTACACACCAGGGCTCCAGTTCCAGCTGCGTCTCCACAGAGGGAGCCCAGTGCGCCTCACAGACCCTGAACCCATCTCAGAGAAGGCCCTTATAAACCCACGGCTCTGCTCCCCCTGGGCTGGGGCATCTCCTGGCTGATACCCCGGAGGCCCATGAATCTTAAAtcaagatttctttttgttttgtttttttttagattttatttatttatttttaagaaagagatgaagggagggagaaagagggggagagaaacatgaatgtgcaaaagatacatcaattggttgtctctcacagatccccaagtggggacctggcccgaaacccaggcatgtgccctgactgggaatcaaaccagccacctctcggttcgcaggccggcactcagtccactaagccgcaccagccagggcttaaatcaAGATTCCAAGAGGCCAAGACTGAAGAGCACAATGTTCCTGGGGTCCCCTCTGAGACGCCCTAGACCCTCCTACTGAAGCAGGACTCAAGCGGAGGCAGGTCTGGCTCTGCCCCCTCACTCAAGCCCCGAGTCCGCGGGCACCCCTTGC contains:
- the SEPTIN8 gene encoding septin-8 isoform X2, with translation MAATDLDRFSNAEPEPRSLSLGGHVGFDSLPDQLVSKSVTQGFSFNILCVGETGIGKSTLMNTLFNTTFETEEASHHEDCVRLRPQTYDLQESNVQLKLTIVDAVGFGDQINKDESYRPIVDYIDAQFENYLQEELKIRRSLFDFHDTRIHVCLYFITPTGHSLKSLDLVTMKKLDSKVNIIPIIAKADTISKSELHKFKIKIMGELVSNGVQIYQFPTDDEAVAEINAVMNAHLPFAVVGSTEEVKVGNKLVRARQYPWGVVQVENENHCDFVKLREMLIRVNMEDLREQTHSRHYELYRRCKLEEMGFQDSDGDSQPFSLQETYEAKRKEFLSELQRKEEEMRQMFVNKVKETELELKEKERELHEKFEHLKRIHQEEKRKVEEKRRELEEETNAFNRRKAAVEALQAQALHTTLQQPLRKDKDKKN
- the SEPTIN8 gene encoding septin-8 isoform X3; this encodes MAATDLDRFSNAEPEPRSLSLGGHVGFDSLPDQLVSKSVTQGFSFNILCVGETGIGKSTLMNTLFNTTFETEEASHHEDCVRLRPQTYDLQESNVQLKLTIVDAVGFGDQINKDERPIVDYIDAQFENYLQEELKIRRSLFDFHDTRIHVCLYFITPTGHSLKSLDLVTMKKLDSKVNIIPIIAKADTISKSELHKFKIKIMGELVSNGVQIYQFPTDDEAVAEINAVMNAHLPFAVVGSTEEVKVGNKLVRARQYPWGVVQVENENHCDFVKLREMLIRVNMEDLREQTHSRHYELYRRCKLEEMGFQDSDGDSQPFSLQETYEAKRKEFLSELQRKEEEMRQMFVNKVKETELELKEKERELHEKFEHLKRIHQEEKRKVEEKRRELEEETNAFNRRKAAVEALQAQALHTTLQQPLRKDKDKKN
- the SEPTIN8 gene encoding septin-8 isoform X1, which produces MAATDLDRFSNAEPEPRSLSLGGHVGFDSLPDQLVSKSVTQGFSFNILCVGETGIGKSTLMNTLFNTTFETEEASHHEDCVRLRPQTYDLQESNVQLKLTIVDAVGFGDQINKDESYRPIVDYIDAQFENYLQEELKIRRSLFDFHDTRIHVCLYFITPTGHSLKSLDLVTMKKLDSKVNIIPIIAKADTISKSELHKFKIKIMGELVSNGVQIYQFPTDDEAVAEINAVMNAHLPFAVVGSTEEVKVGNKLVRARQYPWGVVQVENENHCDFVKLREMLIRVNMEDLREQTHSRHYELYRRCKLEEMGFQDSDGDSQPFSLQETYEAKRKEFLSELQRKEEEMRQMFVNKVKETELELKEKERELHEKFEHLKRIHQEEKRKVEEKRRELEEETNAFNRRKAAVEALQAQALHTTLQQPLRKDKDKKKC